A section of the Humulus lupulus chromosome 2, drHumLupu1.1, whole genome shotgun sequence genome encodes:
- the LOC133818218 gene encoding polyamine oxidase 2 has protein sequence MESKNRNNPQLRRDLCDSNIGGTKTRSPSVIVIGGGIGGLAAARALHDASFQVVVLESRDRLGGRVHTDYSFGFPVDLGASWLHGVCQENPLAPLISRLGLPLYRTSGDNSVLYDHDLESYALFDMDGNQVPQELVTKVGEEFENILKEAYKVRQEITEDLSIRQAFSIVFERRPDLKLEGLAHKVLQWYLCRMEGWFAADADTISLKSWDQEELLPGGHGLMVRGYLPVINTLAKGLDVRLSHRVTKIVRRYNGVKVTVENGTTFVADAVVIAVPLGVLKANIIKFEPKLPDWKEAAIADLGVGIENKIVLHFEKVFWPNVEFLGVVAETSYGCSYFLNLHKATGHNVLVYMPAGQLAKDIEKMSDEAAANFAFTQLKKILPDASDPIHYLVSHWGTDINSLGSYSYDEVGKAHDLYERLRVPVDNIFFAGEATSMDYPGSVHGAYSTGLMAAEGCRMRVLERYGELDLFQPVMGEEGLVSVPLLISRL, from the exons ATGGAGTCGAAAAACAGGAATAATCCCCAGTTGCGCAGag ATCTTTGCGATTCGAATATTGGGGGAACGAAAACAAGATCACCGTCAGTCATCGTCATCGGAGGCGGTATTGGTGGGCTTGCAGCGGCGCGTGCTCTTCACGATGCATCGTTTCAG GTGGTAGTACTTGAGTCACGAGATCGTCTTGGAGGTCGAGTCCATACCGATTACTCATTTGGTTTTCCTGTCGACCTAGGCGCATCATG GCTGCATGGAGTTTGCCAAGAGAACCCATTGGCACCATTAATTTCCAGACTGGGTTTACCCCTGTACCGCACTAGTGGGGATAACTCTGTGTTGTATGACCATGATCTAGAGAG CTATGCACTCTTTGATATGGATGGAAATCAAGTACCACAAGAAttggtcacaaaagttggtgaagaATTTGAGAACATTTTAAAAGAGGCAT ATAAAGTAAGACAAGAAATCACTGAAGACTTGTCTATTCGACAGGCTTTCTCAATTGTCTTTGAAAGGAGACCGGACTTAAA GTTGGAGGGGCTAGCCCATAAGGTACTTCAGTGGTATTTGTGCAGAATGGAGGGCTGGTTTGCTGCAGATGCTGATACAATCTCACTTAAATCTTGGGATCAG GAGGAATTGCTTCCTGGTGGTCATGGGCTGATGGTGAGAGGCTATCTTCCAGTTATTAACACACTTGCCAAAGGTCTTGATGTCCGCTTGAGCCACAG GGTAACAAAAATAGTAAGGCGTTATAATGGAGTGAAGGTAACGGTAGAAAATGGGACTACTTTTGTGGCAGATGCTGTTGTTATTGCTGTTCCTCTTGGTGTCTTGAAagcaaatatcataaaatttgaaccaaagctTCCAGACTGGAAGGAAGCAGCCATTGCTGATCTTGGAGTGGGGATTGAGAACAAGATAGTTTTGCACTTTGAAAAGGTGTTCTGGCCAAATGTCGAGTTCTTGGGAGTGGTTGCAGAGACATCTTATGGGTGCAGCTACTTTCTAAATCTGCACAAGGCCACTGGTCATAATGTCCTTGTTTACATGCCTGCTGGGCAGCTTGCCAAAGACATCGAGAAAATGTCTGATGAAGCAGCTGCAAATTTTGCTTTTACACAACTCAAGAAAATCCTTCCTGATGCTTCTGACCCG ATTCACTATCTTGTTTCTCATTGGGGCACAGACATTAATTCACTTGGATCCTATAGCTATGATGAAGTGGGCAAAGCTCATGACCTGTATGAGAGGCTAAGGGTCCCAGTAGATAACATATTCTTTGCTGGGGAAGCTACAAGTATGGACTATCCTGGGTCTGTTCACGGTGCCTACTCAACTGGTTTAATGGCTGCTGAAGGATGCAGGATGCGTGTCCTTGAGCGTTACGGGGAGTTGGATTTGTTCCAGCCAGTCATGGGTGAGGAGGGCTTAGTCTCAGTTCCCCTTTTGATCTCTCGTTTGTAA
- the LOC133818217 gene encoding protein NPG1, producing the protein MELDMDSREFCANGVCMKATEVEVKLDEGNIQEAECSLREGLSLNFEEARALLGKLEYQRGNVESALRVFDGIDLQAAILRLQPSLVEKPSSKKGRSRPESQHAVSQHAASLVLEAIYLKAKSHQKLGRVTEAAQECKSVLDAVEKIFHQGIPDVEVDNKLQEIVSHAVELLPELWKQAGCLQETIAAYRRALLSPWNLENDCCTRIQKAFAVFLLYSGVEAGPPSLGFQIDSSYVPKNNLEEAILLLMILVKKYHLGKTKWDPSVMEHLTFALSVCNQTSVLANQVEEIMPGVYHRVDRWNSLALCYSGAGQQNVALNLLRKSLHKHERPDDLMALLLAAKICSADSYLAAEGMGYAQRAISIAQQEAGHLKGVGLHMLGLCLGKHAKVCSSDFERSRIQSEALKTLDGAIALEHKSSELIFDLAVQYAEHRNLTAALRYAKQFIDETGGSMIKGWRLLALILSAQQRFSEAEVVTDAALDETAKWDQGPLLRLKAKLKISQSLPMDAIETYRYLLALVQAQRKSFGPFRIDPQIDDDTVNEIEVWHGLANLYSSLSHWKDAEICLGKARQLKEYTAETLHTEGLMYERRGQIQEALGTYCGALLVDPNYVPCQILIGSLMSKMGSEALPVARSILSDALRIDPTNRNAWYNLGMVHKDDGRIADATDCFQAASMLEESDPIERFSSTF; encoded by the exons ATGGAGCTAGACATGGATTCTCGAGAATTTTGTGCAAATGGGGTATGCATGAAAGCAACAGAAGTGGAGGTCAAGCTCGATGAAGGAAATATTCAGGAGGCAGAATGTTCATTGCGAGAAGGGTTATCACTCAATTTCGAG GAGGCAAGAGCTCTTCTTGGAAAGTTGGAGTACCAAAGAGGTAATGTGGAAAGTGCTCTTCGCGTGTTCGATGGTATCGATCTCCAAGCTGCTATACTGCGATTACAACCTTCTCTTGTTGAAAAACCATCTTCTAAGAAGGGCCGCTCTCGTCCTGAATCACAGCACGCAGTCTCACAGCATGCTGCTAGCCTTGTTCTTGAAGCCATATACTTAAAAGCCAAGTCTCATCAAAAGCTTGGGAGAGTGACTG AGGCTGCTCAAGAATGCAAGAGTGTGCTTGATGCGGTAGAAAAGATATTTCACCAAGGCATACCTGATGTAGAAGTGGATAATAAGTTGCAAGAGATAGTAAGCCACGCAGTAGAGCTTCTTCCTGAGCTTTGGAAGCAGGCTGGTTGCCTTCAAGAAACTATAGCTGCTTATAGACGTGCCCTTCTTAGTCCCTGGAACCTTGAGAATGACTGCTGCACAAGAATTCAAAAAGCTTTTGCAGTATTTCTACTGTACAGTGGAGTAGAGGCTGGTCCACCCAGTTTAGGTTTCCAGATTGACAGCTCTTATGTACCTAAAAATAATTTGGAAGAGGCGATACTGCTTTTGATGATTCTTGTGAAGAAATATCACCTTGGTAAGACCAAATGGGATCCATCAGTGATGGAGCACCTAACATTTGCATTATCTGTATGCAACCAAACTTCAGTTTTGGCAAATCAAGTTGAAGAGATCATGCCTGGTGTGTATCATCGCGTTGACCGTTGGAATTCTTTAGCTCTTTGCTACAGTGGAGCAGGACAACAGAATGTTGCTTTGAATCTATTAAGGAAGTCGCTACACAAACATGAACGACCAGATGACCTCATGGCTTTGTTATTGGCCGCCAAGATCTGCAGTGCGGATTCTTATCTTGCTGCTGAGGGAATGGGCTATGCACAGAGAGCAATCAGCATTGCGCAACAAGAGGCCGGGCACTTGAAGGGTGTTGGTCTTCACATGTTGGGTCTTTGTCTGGGGAAGCATGCTAAAGTTTGCTCCTCTGATTTTGAGAGGTCTCGAATTCAGTCTGAAGCATTGAAAACATTAGATGGAGCAATTGCTTTGGAGCACAAGAGTTCGGAATTGATTTTTGATTTGGCTGTTCAGTATGCTGAACATCGAAATCTGACTGCTGCTTTGCGCTATGCAAAACAATTTATTGATGAAACAGGGGGCTCTATGATAAAAGGTTGGAGATTGCTTGCTCTCATTTTATCTGCTCAACAAAGATTTTCTGAGGCTGAAGTGGTTACGGATGCTGCTTTAGATGAGACTGCAAAGTGGGATCAAGGACCCCTGCTCAGGCTTAAAGCAAAGCTAAAGATCTCACAATCACTTCCTATGGATGCTATTGAAACTTATCGCTATCTACTTGCTTTGGTTCAAGCCCAAAGGAAATCTTTTGGGCCTTTTAGAATTGATCCTCAG ATCGATGATGATACAGTCAACGAAATTGAAGTATGGCATGGTTTAGCAAATTTATACTCTAGCCTTTCACACTGGAAGGATGCGGAGATATGTTTGGGGAAAGCCAGACAACTTAAAGAGTACACTGCAGAAACATTGCACACAGAAG GTCTCATGTATGAAAGACGGGGGCAAATTCAGGAAGCTCTTGGCACTTATTGTGGTGCTCTTCTTGTTGACCCCAATTATGTTCCTTGCCAGATCTTGATTGGTTCTCTAATGTCAAAGATGGGCTCAGAGGCATTGCCTGTTGCAAGAAGCATACTTTCAGATGCATTAAGGATAGACCCTACCAATCGAAATGCTTGGTATAACTTGGGAATGGTTCACAAAGACGATGGAAGAATTGCTGATGCTACAGACTGCTTCCAGGCAGCTTCCATGCTTGAAGAATCTGACCCGATAGAAAGGTTCAGCTCAACTTTTTGA